The region GGCGCACACGACGCGCCACCCACGACCTGTCTCCGTAGGTGCGCGAACTTGTGCACGCGAGTGCCAGCCCATCGCCAGGTACGCCCGACACTCCTGTCGGGCGTCTTCAGGGCGCCGGCACCGCCGTCAGCAGCGCTCCGCTGGCACACACCGTCACCTGCTTGCCCGTCGGCGTCGTCGCCGGGATCGCGACCTCCACCGGGTCGGCGAAGCGCGCCAGGCCCAGGAGCTTCCCGGTGGGCCCGACCAGCCGCAGCACGCCGTCATCGCAAGCCGCGGCGATGCTGTCGCCGCATACCGCCAGTTGCCGGGGCGAGCCGGGCAGGTCCAGCCGCCACAGCGGCTCCCCCGTCGCGCCGTAGCACGACAGGTTCTGCGACAGGCCGTCCGAGGCCACCAGCAGGCGGCTGCCGCCTGTGGCGGGCACGGCCTGCAGGTCGGTCACGATGCTGCCCACGTTGGCGGTGAAGACGACCTTGCCCGCCCCATCGCAGACATGGGCCTGCATGTCCTCCCCGCCGATGACTGCCTCCGCCTTGGCGTCGCCGTTCAGGTCCGCCGCCAGCGCCGCCGTCATGTACGGCTGCGTGATGGCGACGTTGTACAGCACCTTGCCGTCCGAGCCCAACACGCGCCCGTTGTAGTACTCGTCCGTCGCGACGATCTCGAGCTTCCCGTCGCCGTTCACGTCTCCCAGCGCGCCCTCAACCGGCGAGTGCGGCACGTTGAACTTCCACAGGGTCTTGCCCTCGCCGTCGAGCGCGTAGTAGTGCCAGTTCTCGCCGGCCATCGCAATCTCGTTGGCCCCGTCGGCGTTCAGGTCCGCCACCGCGACCCACACGACATTGCCGTCGCGGTTCCAGAAGAACGGGAACTCCTGCTTCCATAGCAGCTTGCCGGCCGTGTCGTAGCACTGCAGTTGCTGGCCGTTGTTGCCGATCAGGACCTCCGGCCGCGCGTCGCCGGTCACGTTGCCGATGGCCAGGCAGTTGACGCGCGCCCCGCTCTCGACCGTCCACCGCTCCTTGCCCTCGGCCACCGCGGCCACGCGCCCGCCGGCTGTGCCGTACACGATCTCATCGCCGGCCTTGCCATCCAGATCGCCCGCGGCCAGGGCCGTGATGACGCTCGTGCCGTAGGGTCGCACGCGACCGTCGCGCCGGTCGCCGGCATCGGTCGGTCCCCAGAGCCTGATCCCCTGCAGGAACAGGCCCGCGCCCGGCTGCGGCGTCGCCTTGACGCGCACATAGCGCGCCCGCAGGCCGGGGGTGTCCTTCACATACTCGGGGTAGGACGGGATGGGGTGGTCGCCGGTCTCGGTGAAGCTGGCGACTTCCCGGCATGGGCCGCCCACCGACTCGGCTGCCGTCACGACCGCCGAGGCCAGCCGATAGCGTATCCCGCGCGCGCTGTTGTTGGTCCACATGACGCGCAGGCCCACGCGCGAGATGTCGCGCGGCTGGCCCAGGTCCAGCGTGATCGTCGGCGCCTGGTCTTCAGGCCACAGCACGATCGTGTTCCAGCTTCGCGCCAGGGACTGCAGATCAGTCTTGTAGCTGGGGTCCCAGGTGCTGGCGGGCAGTGGCGCCGGCTCGCTGGCCACGCGGATGTCCACAACGCTGCTCAGCGGCCGCGGCTCGGCCGGAAGCGCCACCTGCCACAGCGGCTTCACCTCCGGGGCCTGCTCCGGCATACGGGGCGCCGGAGCGATGGGACGGGCCCTCACCTGCGCCAGCGCGGCCTTCGCGCCGGCCACCTGCAGCTCCGCCGACGGCTGCGGCAGCTTCTGCGCCTTACCGCCGATCACCAACTCCGTCGCGTCTGCCACCGACACCAGGCCACTGTCGGCGACGAGCCACAAAGCGGCATCGGTGCGCAGGACGCCGGGCAGGTCAATCCGGCCCACCCCGGCCAGCCACTTGCCGCTCGCGCCGCTGATGAGCATGGCGTTGTCGGCCACGCGCTCGGCCTTGAGCGTCGACGCCGCACCCTCGTGCGTGTGCAGCAGGTTGCTGAACATCGCGCGCTGACCGGCCTGCAGCGGCAGGCGCCGGTGCTGGCGCAGGACCTTGACCAGCCCATCGTTGGAGTACGGGTAGCTGGCGTAGTAGTTGCTCCCCTGCCCCTCCCACTGCTCACGCACGACGCAGGCCGCGCCGTCGGTGCCCTCGATGCTGAAGTCCTGCCCGGCCTGATCCACCGTGAAGCGGGCAGACGACAGGCTCACGCGGCCGAGGCTGCGCCACAGGCACTCGAGGTCGTAGTCTCCGGCTTCGCGCGCCTGCAGTTCGTCGAAGACGACGAAGAAGCCCTCCTTGACCCACAGGATGTTCCGCCGCCAGTCGGCGCCGTTGTAGGCCGAGGTCAGCACCTGCGCCAGGCCCGTGTGCGGCAGGTCGGCCCGGTGCTCCAGGCTGGCCAGCGGCGGGGGCGACCACTGCTGCCCGTCGCGCGACACCAGCACCATGTTGTGCTGCCGGGGCGTCGTCTCGATGTAGTGCCCCTCGGTCAGGAACAACCGCCCATTGTCGGTGAAGCGCAGGATCGAGGCCCCGTCGCGGTGCCCGTGGCTCATCTCGCCGATGCCGTCCACGAGCATGTACTGGTTCTGCTCGCCGAAGTCCGTGCGGAAGCTGAGCTTGTCGAACGCCTTCTGCGGCGGGCAGTACTCGGGCTTCCACTGCGTGCTGCCGGCGTCGCGGGTGGTGGTGGAGGCCACCTTGTAGAGATTCTCGTGCAGCGGGAAGACGGCGACACCCATCAGGTCAGTGGGCTTCTGCGCCGGCCGATCGTTAGCGAAGCCGCCGATCAGCGGCGGGTTGTCCTTCAGGAACCACTTGAGCGTGTCGTCGCGGGTGTACCAGTTCGCCCGGGCGAACAGCTCGCGCGGGATGCCGGCCCGCCACGCCCCGTCATCGCCGAAGGGGCAACCGGCCCCCAGGTTGTCCACGCACATCATGCTCCACCGCGCCTGCTGGCGGCAGTTGCCGTTCTGGAAGAACTCCATGTCGCCGGTCTTCAGCGAGTACTCGCCGGTGATGAAGTCGGTGGCGATGATGGGGCCATAGCCGCACGAGTCGTGCACGCGCGGCGTCGCCTCCGCCAGCTTGATCAGCGGCAGCGCCATCGTCTTCCAGTGGCCGTTGATGTGGTAGTACTTGTCGAAGTAGAACCCGTGCATGTACAGGCACAACGCCTGGTCGAGCTGGTGGCCGTCGGCGATGGTGCGGTTCACGCTCTGCACGCTGCGGCCGTACGCCTGCTCGTTGCGCACGCCGAT is a window of bacterium DNA encoding:
- a CDS encoding VCBS repeat-containing protein, whose amino-acid sequence is MRRNAVSLCVALLCVVLGAAGAQGQTVERIEKLRDMCLETRLVADGKPAALIVTPQALEPQAKALQADVARVLGVTLPLRLDTALTEDDLRQQHCLALGNCNDNALLGRLYAMRMDFTDSIYPGVAKPNTGFDLDDDHNGLPDGWSITLHDETTHSRALDTEVFRSAPQSVRLEGRTAEGGARAALHCSVPLAPGKYELSVWYRLQPGEKGRGTLVTYYCDAAGKLLPGSGSAVELPAASDWALGKLPFEVPAQAASATCLLYLHGPGKVWYDDPALTAAGSTENLLGVGHPGAVVRTVHNPFGYGRNVIVLGASEAAGLKLALRLFGEALQGPTLPRLAIIKAGDSALAAGIVPGLGPDEAARQKMAETARGQIATNAFVTVRGVLNTTRSYARNYVLTGSENWALLVRDIWRVAMAEPDPKNNAHGPMEWIFQAMEGWDLVEESPSLTDQDRLDITNHLLKIGVRNEQAYGRSVQSVNRTIADGHQLDQALCLYMHGFYFDKYYHINGHWKTMALPLIKLAEATPRVHDSCGYGPIIATDFITGEYSLKTGDMEFFQNGNCRQQARWSMMCVDNLGAGCPFGDDGAWRAGIPRELFARANWYTRDDTLKWFLKDNPPLIGGFANDRPAQKPTDLMGVAVFPLHENLYKVASTTTRDAGSTQWKPEYCPPQKAFDKLSFRTDFGEQNQYMLVDGIGEMSHGHRDGASILRFTDNGRLFLTEGHYIETTPRQHNMVLVSRDGQQWSPPPLASLEHRADLPHTGLAQVLTSAYNGADWRRNILWVKEGFFVVFDELQAREAGDYDLECLWRSLGRVSLSSARFTVDQAGQDFSIEGTDGAACVVREQWEGQGSNYYASYPYSNDGLVKVLRQHRRLPLQAGQRAMFSNLLHTHEGAASTLKAERVADNAMLISGASGKWLAGVGRIDLPGVLRTDAALWLVADSGLVSVADATELVIGGKAQKLPQPSAELQVAGAKAALAQVRARPIAPAPRMPEQAPEVKPLWQVALPAEPRPLSSVVDIRVASEPAPLPASTWDPSYKTDLQSLARSWNTIVLWPEDQAPTITLDLGQPRDISRVGLRVMWTNNSARGIRYRLASAVVTAAESVGGPCREVASFTETGDHPIPSYPEYVKDTPGLRARYVRVKATPQPGAGLFLQGIRLWGPTDAGDRRDGRVRPYGTSVITALAAGDLDGKAGDEIVYGTAGGRVAAVAEGKERWTVESGARVNCLAIGNVTGDARPEVLIGNNGQQLQCYDTAGKLLWKQEFPFFWNRDGNVVWVAVADLNADGANEIAMAGENWHYYALDGEGKTLWKFNVPHSPVEGALGDVNGDGKLEIVATDEYYNGRVLGSDGKVLYNVAITQPYMTAALAADLNGDAKAEAVIGGEDMQAHVCDGAGKVVFTANVGSIVTDLQAVPATGGSRLLVASDGLSQNLSCYGATGEPLWRLDLPGSPRQLAVCGDSIAAACDDGVLRLVGPTGKLLGLARFADPVEVAIPATTPTGKQVTVCASGALLTAVPAP